Proteins encoded by one window of Cannabis sativa cultivar Pink pepper isolate KNU-18-1 chromosome 4, ASM2916894v1, whole genome shotgun sequence:
- the LOC115712328 gene encoding U-box domain-containing protein 26, which translates to MNEAEMTVPYLFRCPITLDLFKDPVTLSTGQTYDRSSIEKWLAAGNLTCPVTMQKLHDPTMVPNHTLRHLIDHWLQMGHQFDHEDLAIVDSVAAIKHSLESHDTAFETKLNMLETIRVLSQESSSRSCLIHLGFLPFLLELVFGRTQKEAMISSEEYAKFVEQALFCVLKLLPFCELESLNILLQESKLESVLFLLKHGSSLVKMNLCQLIETTSASSETNQLCSMLGKKRELLHEIVQLVHQNCEASDAGIKALWTLLSSSKLNQETCITEGVVDGLISYISSSERRQSNKSLAVPFAMDILEKLLALDSAREALLRNPNGITTLVKKVFRVSNHEESENAVGSLMTVCYGSFQAREEAIADGVLTQLLLLLQSQCSGRTKTKARMLLKLLRSKWIQDPSHMSN; encoded by the coding sequence ATGAATGAAGCTGAAATGACTGTTCCTTACTTGTTCAGATGTCCAATTACTCTAGACTTGTTCAAAGATCCAGTCACTCTTTCAACTGGCCAAACTTATGATAGATCAAGCATAGAAAAATGGCTGGCTGCAGGTAATCTGACTTGTCCAGTCACAATGCAGAAGCTTCATGATCCAACCATGGTTCCAAATCACACGCTTCGCCATTTGATCGATCATTGGCTTCAAATGGGACACCAATTTGATCATGAAGACTTGGCAATAGTTGACTCTGTGGCTGCAATCAAACATAGCTTGGAATCTCATGACACTGCCTTTGAAACAAAGCTTAACATGCTCGAGACAATTCGAGTTTTGTCCCAAGAATCGTCGTCGAGATCTTGTTTGATCCACTTAGGCTTCTTGCCTTTTCTGCTGGAGCTAGTTTTTGGTAGAACTCAAAAGGAGGCCATGATATCATCAGAAGAGTATGCCAAGTTTGTAGAACAAGCATTGTTCTGTGTTTTAAAACTTCTTCCCTTTTGTGAATTGGAGTCTCTCAATATTCTTCTACAAGAATCCAAATTAGAATCAGTCTTATTCTTGCTTAAGCATGGTAGTTCATTGGTGAAAATGAACCTTTGTCAATTGATAGAGACCACATCAGCTTCTTCAGAGACTAATCAACTTTGCTCCATGCTTGGTAAAAAGAGAGAGCTATTGCATGAGATTGTTCAGTTAGTCCACCAGAATTGTGAAGCTTCAGATGCTGGAATCAAAGCCTTGTGGACACTACTATCTTCCTCCAAACTGAATCAAGAAACTTGTATCACAGAAGGCGTTGTTGATGGACTAATATCGTACATTTCTAGCAGCGAAAGGAGGCAAAGTAATAAAAGTCTTGCAGTACCATTTGCTATGGACATTCTTGAGAAGCTTTTAGCACTTGACAGTGCAAGAGAGGCACTGTTGAGGAACCCCAATGGGATCACCACTCTTGTGAAGAAAGTTTTCAGGGTATCCAATCATGAGGAGAGTGAAAACGCAGTCGGATCACTCATGACAGTATGTTATGGTTCTTTTCAGGCAAGGGAAGAAGCCATTGCAGATGGAGTTTTGACTCAGTTATTATTACTACTTCAAAGCCAGTGTAGTGGAAGAACCAAAACTAAGGCAAGAATGTTACTTAAGCTCCTTAGATCTAAGTGGATCCAAGATCCAAGccatatgtctaattaa